Proteins encoded in a region of the Nitrospira sp. genome:
- a CDS encoding YMGG-like glycine zipper-containing protein encodes MKTEQIVVLMAATFLMAGAVPAMAADVFVYPKQNQSKDQQEQDTFSCYKWAKEQTGFDPTKPVAQASTPPPQGGAASGAAKGAAVGAIGGAIAGDPGKGAAIGAGVGAAGGAHRRRQAEKQQEAAQQQAEKRYEASVDGYQRAFEVCMDAKGYAVK; translated from the coding sequence ATGAAGACTGAACAGATCGTTGTGCTCATGGCCGCGACTTTCTTGATGGCCGGAGCTGTCCCTGCAATGGCAGCCGATGTCTTTGTCTATCCCAAGCAGAATCAAAGCAAGGACCAACAGGAGCAGGATACCTTTTCCTGTTACAAATGGGCCAAGGAACAAACGGGGTTCGATCCGACCAAACCGGTTGCGCAGGCGAGTACGCCGCCTCCCCAGGGCGGAGCTGCCTCCGGCGCGGCAAAGGGTGCCGCAGTAGGCGCCATCGGCGGAGCGATTGCCGGGGACCCCGGCAAAGGCGCGGCGATCGGCGCCGGAGTCGGCGCAGCAGGCGGCGCTCACAGACGACGCCAAGCAGAGAAACAACAGGAAGCAGCTCAGCAGCAGGCCGAGAAACGGTACGAGGCGAGCGTGGACGGATACCAACGAGCGTTCGAAGTCTGCATGGACGCCAAAGGCTACGCGGTCAAGTAA
- a CDS encoding patatin-like phospholipase family protein encodes MRPILKATSDGLYRGRGEHVVLATGDVGVSDITPKFPSLRIVLQVKATTIITQGRPAPFGRLMLFLFGVAVLATGCAHYPVNAKLEKYQPARITMGQALNAPTRADDLLMVVSFSGGGTRAAALAYGVLEALNEVELPPRPASPVAEEKGRRLVQEVDLVTGVSGGSVTAAYFSLHGDGIFKDFRQNFLNRNVTWGLIWRLLNPINLYRVASAFYSKSDLEAEYFDDLLFHGATYKDLDPQRGPALIIQATDITDGYYFTFSPLQFGMICSDLGSYPLSRATAASSSVPGPLGAITIRNYAGQCGFQDESWMAPALANPDFTSRAYRYALQFNSYKDWNNKPFIHLVDGVISDNLGLRAYLDLFMTYPDVPTALKDRGLEHVKRIAFVIVNAETKHSTRRWSLLEEDPGLTDVGDVALTAMINNYTFESTALLRRMVKDWSVFRQTEVPHEAPLDYYVTEVSFHALPNVEERAGFLDLPTSFNLSDEQVDRLRDAAKRILYNSPDFQRLVRDLGGSLPGSKSEPVRSPSPSS; translated from the coding sequence ATGCGTCCAATACTTAAGGCAACCAGCGACGGACTGTATCGAGGGCGAGGGGAGCATGTGGTTCTTGCAACAGGCGACGTAGGTGTGAGTGATATCACCCCGAAGTTCCCCTCATTGAGGATAGTTCTGCAAGTCAAAGCCACCACGATAATCACCCAGGGCCGACCGGCGCCATTCGGGAGGCTGATGCTGTTCCTCTTCGGCGTCGCGGTGCTGGCGACCGGTTGCGCCCATTATCCGGTCAACGCGAAATTGGAGAAATACCAGCCGGCCAGAATCACCATGGGGCAGGCGCTGAACGCGCCGACCCGCGCCGACGACCTCTTGATGGTGGTGTCGTTTTCTGGGGGCGGCACGCGCGCCGCCGCGTTGGCCTATGGGGTCTTGGAGGCATTGAACGAGGTGGAACTTCCGCCCCGTCCCGCCTCGCCCGTTGCGGAGGAGAAGGGACGCCGCCTTGTCCAGGAAGTGGATCTCGTCACCGGCGTATCCGGAGGCAGCGTCACCGCAGCCTACTTTTCGCTGCATGGCGACGGAATCTTCAAGGACTTCAGGCAAAACTTTCTCAATCGGAACGTGACGTGGGGTCTGATCTGGCGCCTGCTCAATCCGATCAACCTGTACCGGGTGGCGTCCGCCTTTTACAGCAAGAGTGATCTGGAAGCGGAGTACTTCGACGACCTCTTGTTCCACGGGGCCACGTACAAGGATTTGGACCCGCAGAGAGGACCGGCGCTCATCATTCAGGCGACCGACATTACCGACGGATACTATTTCACCTTCTCGCCCCTCCAGTTCGGAATGATCTGTTCCGACCTCGGCTCGTATCCCCTCTCGCGCGCCACCGCGGCGTCATCTTCCGTGCCGGGCCCGCTTGGCGCCATCACGATTCGGAACTATGCCGGCCAGTGCGGTTTTCAGGATGAATCCTGGATGGCTCCTGCGCTGGCAAATCCAGATTTTACGAGCCGAGCCTACCGGTATGCCCTGCAGTTCAACTCCTACAAGGATTGGAACAACAAGCCGTTCATCCATCTGGTGGACGGGGTGATCAGCGACAATCTCGGACTGCGGGCCTATCTTGATCTGTTCATGACCTATCCGGACGTACCGACCGCGCTGAAGGACCGGGGGCTGGAGCATGTCAAGCGGATCGCCTTCGTCATCGTCAATGCGGAGACGAAGCACTCCACCCGGCGATGGAGCCTGCTGGAAGAAGATCCTGGTCTGACCGATGTGGGCGACGTCGCGCTCACGGCCATGATCAACAACTACACATTCGAATCAACGGCGCTCTTGCGGCGGATGGTCAAGGATTGGTCCGTCTTCCGCCAAACGGAAGTTCCGCACGAAGCTCCCCTCGACTACTACGTGACGGAGGTGAGCTTCCACGCACTGCCGAATGTGGAGGAACGGGCGGGGTTCCTGGATTTGCCGACCAGTTTCAATCTGTCGGATGAACAAGTTGACCGGTTGCGCGATGCCGCCAAGAGAATCCTCTACAACAGTCCTGACTTTCAGCGACTCGTGCGGGACCTCGGAGGAAGCCTACCGGGATCGAAATCCGAACCGGTCCGCTCTCCGTCGCCCTCATCCTAG
- a CDS encoding fructose bisphosphate aldolase — translation MNNLNSHEQQQQQMKTHPGFIAALDQSGGSTPNALRLYGIEEGAWSNEDEMFDIVHRMRARIITSPGFTGERIIAAILFENTMDREIEGRPTADYLWNVKRVVPFLKVDKGLAPEQDGVQLMKPMPALAALLDNANTNGIFGTKMRSVIKAANGAGIKNIVSQQFEIARNILSAGLVPIIEPEVDIHCRDKAEAEALLKEALLKELNELSRSQVVMLKLTLPEQDDFYVDCIRHPNVLRVVALSGGYTREQANDRLRRNHGLVASFSRALVEGLSAQQSDAEFNAMLDKFIQSIFDASNT, via the coding sequence ATGAACAATCTCAATTCTCACGAGCAACAGCAACAGCAGATGAAGACACATCCCGGTTTCATTGCGGCACTCGATCAAAGCGGGGGCAGCACGCCCAACGCACTGCGTCTCTACGGAATCGAAGAAGGCGCGTGGTCCAACGAAGATGAGATGTTTGACATCGTGCACCGGATGCGCGCGCGCATCATTACCAGTCCCGGCTTTACCGGAGAGCGGATCATTGCCGCCATTTTGTTCGAGAACACCATGGACAGGGAGATTGAGGGACGGCCTACTGCGGACTATCTCTGGAACGTGAAGCGAGTGGTCCCTTTTCTGAAAGTGGACAAAGGGCTTGCTCCTGAGCAGGACGGAGTCCAGTTGATGAAGCCCATGCCTGCACTTGCTGCGCTGCTCGACAACGCCAACACGAACGGGATTTTCGGAACCAAGATGCGGTCGGTCATTAAAGCCGCGAATGGAGCCGGCATCAAGAATATCGTGAGCCAGCAGTTTGAGATCGCCCGGAACATCCTCTCCGCAGGGTTGGTGCCGATCATTGAGCCTGAAGTCGACATTCACTGTCGCGACAAGGCCGAGGCCGAAGCGTTGCTCAAAGAAGCGCTGTTGAAGGAGCTCAACGAATTGTCGAGGAGTCAGGTGGTCATGCTCAAGCTCACGCTCCCGGAGCAGGACGACTTCTATGTTGATTGTATCCGACATCCCAATGTCTTGAGGGTGGTGGCGCTATCGGGCGGTTATACGAGGGAACAAGCCAACGACCGACTGCGCAGGAATCACGGCCTGGTCGCGAGCTTTTCGCGGGCGCTGGTAGAAGGGCTGTCGGCCCAGCAATCCGATGCTGAATTCAACGCCATGCTGGATAAGTTCATTCAGAGCATCTTTGATGCGTCCAATACTTAA
- a CDS encoding PIN domain-containing protein gives MIAYLDSSVLLRVVLGQPNTLPEWSAVEAGIVSALVEVECLRTLDRLRLLQGLSDDELAARREGIYRLLDAVEMIDPTRPVLSRAAQPLPTALGTLDAIHLATAILWREQRHAGLVMATHDEALATAAKASGFRVVGI, from the coding sequence GTGATCGCCTATCTGGACTCCTCTGTCCTTCTCCGAGTCGTCCTCGGGCAGCCAAATACTCTTCCGGAATGGTCAGCCGTCGAAGCGGGGATTGTCTCCGCCTTGGTCGAGGTCGAATGCCTCCGTACACTGGATCGTCTTCGATTGTTACAGGGCCTCAGCGATGACGAGCTCGCCGCGCGACGAGAAGGCATATACCGACTGCTTGATGCTGTAGAGATGATCGACCCCACACGTCCGGTGTTAAGCCGTGCAGCGCAGCCACTTCCCACGGCACTGGGTACGTTGGATGCAATCCATCTGGCGACAGCGATCCTCTGGCGAGAACAGAGACACGCCGGGCTCGTAATGGCTACCCATGATGAAGCGCTGGCCACAGCCGCCAAAGCCAGCGGTTTCCGTGTCGTCGGAATCTGA
- a CDS encoding nucleotidyltransferase domain-containing protein — protein MRKHRIYRLEVFGSAARGDVRPDSDVDLLVMLDESVSVSTDELLETAGEVEELIGRPVDFVLRNALEKSPNRFAREHILATAVRVYGN, from the coding sequence TTGCGAAAACACCGTATCTATCGACTGGAGGTGTTTGGTTCGGCAGCGCGCGGCGATGTGCGTCCGGACAGTGACGTTGATCTGCTGGTAATGTTGGATGAGTCAGTTTCCGTTTCCACGGACGAGCTGCTTGAAACGGCGGGCGAGGTGGAGGAATTGATCGGAAGACCCGTGGATTTTGTCCTGCGAAACGCTTTGGAGAAGTCGCCGAACCGGTTTGCCCGCGAGCACATCCTGGCCACCGCCGTCCGAGTCTATGGAAACTGA
- a CDS encoding alginate export family protein gives MSVLTTREELHVAALGALLVVAIHLGIQPARAGETEGAPPSLSKSMQTDEPSTGEQPSDRHREPRIGPLRHRLQEIIFSDDLRLITPQSPLHLDQLLQVPEWLHLGVDFRARYEAYSQPVKKNETTGAEQFSERTLVQVAVRYKPFKFHLEFLDARPLYNYGLTVSNRMENENDLLQLYGSVGTDNFLGSSLPTELQIGKFTQVFGKGRLIARSNYSNVPFSFVGAHWTLGARKDWEVRAFAMLPVQNHQTSPDTVASHTLFSGLSYLDQRIPWLHTELYLFYISQNEQAPGTTGVNQDQSTQGQLEDLYTPGFRLFKPAAKATFDYEIESAYQFGRSALNPGSPPLTTFAYFQHAEVGYTFALPWTPSIRFKYDYASGDSDPNDHSNGRFNPLFGTQNFPFTYTGIWSLFKRANINSPGYIVSVEPLKDVQVIFKQRFWWLAQSKDEFVGSDLQDPTGQAGKYVGSELNLRLAWTVGQNLLLEGGWLYLMKGSYYSNLVNQGVAGAPNDKNTDYVFVSMRLFF, from the coding sequence ATGAGCGTCTTGACCACCCGTGAGGAATTACACGTCGCCGCGCTCGGCGCCCTGCTGGTCGTTGCTATTCATCTCGGAATTCAACCAGCCCGGGCCGGTGAAACGGAGGGCGCGCCGCCATCTCTATCCAAATCCATGCAGACGGATGAGCCGTCGACGGGAGAACAACCCTCCGATCGCCATCGTGAACCGCGTATCGGGCCGCTCAGGCACCGCCTCCAGGAGATTATTTTCTCGGACGATCTCCGACTCATCACCCCGCAGTCCCCGCTCCACCTTGACCAGCTACTCCAAGTGCCTGAATGGCTTCATCTCGGCGTCGACTTTCGTGCGCGCTACGAAGCGTACTCCCAGCCGGTCAAAAAGAACGAAACCACAGGAGCTGAGCAGTTTTCTGAGCGTACGTTGGTTCAAGTCGCCGTACGCTATAAGCCGTTCAAATTTCATCTGGAGTTTCTGGATGCCCGCCCGCTTTACAACTACGGTCTCACGGTCAGCAACCGGATGGAAAACGAGAACGATCTGCTACAGCTCTATGGCAGCGTGGGGACGGACAATTTTCTTGGATCGAGTCTGCCGACCGAACTGCAGATCGGTAAGTTTACTCAAGTCTTTGGAAAGGGTCGTCTCATTGCCAGGAGCAACTACAGCAATGTCCCCTTTTCATTCGTGGGCGCTCACTGGACGTTGGGAGCGCGCAAAGATTGGGAAGTCCGCGCGTTCGCCATGCTCCCGGTACAGAATCATCAGACGTCGCCGGACACTGTCGCTTCCCACACGCTATTCAGCGGCCTGTCGTATCTGGACCAACGCATACCCTGGCTCCATACTGAACTGTACCTCTTTTACATATCGCAGAACGAGCAGGCACCGGGCACCACCGGCGTCAATCAAGATCAAAGCACCCAAGGCCAACTGGAGGACCTCTACACCCCGGGCTTTCGACTCTTCAAACCTGCGGCCAAGGCGACCTTCGATTACGAAATCGAATCCGCCTATCAGTTCGGCCGATCGGCTCTCAACCCTGGAAGCCCCCCATTGACCACATTCGCATATTTTCAGCATGCGGAGGTGGGCTATACGTTCGCGCTTCCCTGGACACCGTCGATCCGTTTCAAATACGACTACGCCAGCGGCGATAGCGATCCCAACGACCATTCAAACGGTCGCTTTAATCCGCTCTTCGGCACGCAAAATTTCCCGTTCACGTACACGGGCATTTGGTCTCTGTTCAAGCGGGCAAATATCAATTCTCCCGGCTATATCGTGTCCGTAGAACCGCTGAAGGATGTCCAGGTCATCTTCAAGCAACGCTTTTGGTGGCTCGCCCAATCCAAAGACGAATTCGTCGGATCTGATCTGCAAGATCCAACCGGACAGGCCGGCAAGTATGTGGGGTCGGAACTTAACCTGCGCCTGGCCTGGACCGTCGGCCAGAATCTGCTGCTCGAAGGAGGATGGCTGTATCTGATGAAAGGAAGCTACTATTCCAATCTGGTGAACCAGGGCGTGGCGGGCGCACCAAATGATAAGAATACCGATTATGTGTTTGTGTCCATGCGGCTCTTCTTCTGA
- a CDS encoding TMEM175 family protein, which translates to MKSLHLYLKRTYEPDRLCTIADGVYAIAITLLVLDLKAPEVPGTTNPELIADLLTQVPNFSAYVIGFIVIAYFWINHHRFFKAVTTCDDRALQLNLAHLLFISLTPYAASLIGHYEGDRIATIVFSANLGLAFLSLALLGKYLMQNEQWQKRDGDGVWIKTSWWATYAGPGLALISIAVSFINIHVALLVWLLVPLRDWFLLRRVSPHPPQASDL; encoded by the coding sequence ATGAAATCACTGCATCTGTACTTGAAACGGACCTACGAGCCTGACCGGCTCTGTACGATCGCGGACGGCGTGTACGCGATTGCCATCACGCTCCTCGTGCTGGACCTCAAGGCTCCGGAGGTTCCCGGGACCACCAACCCCGAATTAATCGCGGATCTCCTGACGCAAGTACCCAACTTTTCCGCCTATGTCATAGGCTTTATCGTGATCGCCTACTTCTGGATTAATCATCACCGGTTTTTCAAGGCGGTGACCACATGTGATGACCGGGCTCTGCAGTTAAACCTGGCTCATCTGCTCTTCATCTCACTCACCCCCTACGCGGCGTCCTTGATCGGCCATTACGAGGGAGACCGTATCGCTACGATCGTATTTTCCGCGAATCTCGGCCTAGCCTTCTTGTCGCTGGCCCTGCTGGGAAAGTACCTCATGCAGAATGAACAATGGCAGAAGAGAGATGGGGACGGCGTCTGGATTAAGACCTCCTGGTGGGCAACCTATGCCGGTCCTGGACTTGCGCTGATCAGCATCGCCGTTTCGTTTATCAACATCCACGTCGCGCTCCTAGTCTGGCTCCTTGTGCCACTGAGAGACTGGTTCCTTCTGCGCAGGGTATCCCCTCACCCGCCTCAAGCGAGCGACCTCTGA
- a CDS encoding heavy metal translocating P-type ATPase: MGDTTTGKSVIKVRKQRASNVETEKNTIARAKINATAHGKGASNGMLDGGKDTLTYSSDDIPAPEASLLWFPINGTDRDALATLIPQHSPKTQDASTTDSVAPSQVGGEPLKSGPTLGATSVVHAIPGRARLRVPALKHLPGLAEGLHRLLLDQPGVTDVQVNDWCFSVTVTCDPCIWTADKLSSWVQPLTVHEVIAYRSVKEQPDSSAATSSDEAGDELWYSSAGIGVALLVEPLAAPLVPLLLLISALPMLKRAHRSLSDDGKLNVDVLDASATSLLVVQGNFPMAIFMVWLINVADWIRDLTMMRSKKAIEEILGYQHIEAWVVRDGQKVRVNVVEVQVGETVVVYPGERIAVDGTVLSGKALVDQASLTGESVPVEKEEGGQVYAATVVREGKLYVRAERIGSETEAAQILRLVEAAPARETKIQNYAVKWANDLVPYSFAGGALGAVMGGGLQGAAAVLIIDYGTGIRIAAPTTVLSAMTKAIRNGILIKGGRHLESLAEVDAVVFDKTGTLTTGNPDVLEVVPVRPRTADEVLTLAAAAEQRLTHPVATAIVRAAEARDLSIPERTASDYSLGLGVEAVVDDSVVLVGSPRFMTLRGVVLSPEVQGHILRMQQQAISPLCVARDGLVIGLLSVSDPLRPEARDVIEALRSRGMKRIVMLTGDHQDVARRIAAELGITEFVAEVFPGDKSEAVQKLQQEGFKVAVVGDGVNDSPMLAYADVGIAVEGGTEAARETAPVVLLHGGLWKVPLAIDIGRETVDLIKQNWKIISIPNTIALGLACVGLLGPIGATLLSNGSAIVATMNGLRPIMEEKPVKIISPSPVHTALLPAPGEPVTAGS, encoded by the coding sequence ATGGGAGACACGACGACCGGAAAGTCTGTCATCAAAGTTCGCAAGCAGCGCGCATCGAACGTTGAGACGGAGAAAAACACAATCGCTCGCGCAAAGATCAATGCCACCGCACATGGCAAGGGTGCCTCGAACGGCATGCTCGACGGTGGTAAAGATACATTAACGTACAGCTCTGACGATATTCCCGCTCCTGAAGCGAGTCTTCTCTGGTTCCCCATCAACGGGACCGATCGAGACGCGCTCGCCACGCTGATCCCCCAACACAGTCCGAAGACTCAGGACGCTTCCACTACCGACAGCGTTGCACCATCTCAAGTCGGGGGCGAACCTCTCAAATCAGGTCCGACATTGGGCGCGACGAGCGTTGTCCATGCGATTCCCGGACGCGCACGGTTACGGGTTCCCGCGTTAAAACACTTACCCGGCCTCGCTGAGGGACTACACCGGCTTCTCCTCGATCAACCAGGCGTGACTGACGTCCAGGTCAACGATTGGTGCTTCAGTGTCACGGTCACGTGCGATCCTTGTATCTGGACAGCCGACAAGCTGAGCTCGTGGGTGCAGCCGCTGACAGTGCACGAGGTGATTGCCTATCGATCCGTCAAGGAACAACCGGATTCGTCGGCGGCCACGTCCTCCGATGAAGCCGGAGATGAACTGTGGTATTCAAGCGCCGGCATCGGCGTTGCGCTGCTTGTTGAGCCGCTCGCAGCGCCGCTGGTCCCCCTGTTGCTGCTCATCAGTGCCCTGCCGATGTTGAAAAGGGCCCATCGCTCGCTGTCGGACGACGGCAAGCTGAACGTCGATGTGCTGGACGCCTCGGCCACCTCGCTGCTCGTCGTACAAGGGAATTTCCCGATGGCGATCTTCATGGTCTGGCTGATCAACGTCGCGGATTGGATCCGCGACCTCACCATGATGCGATCGAAGAAGGCGATCGAGGAAATCCTCGGGTACCAGCATATCGAGGCGTGGGTGGTGCGGGATGGGCAAAAAGTGCGCGTCAACGTGGTGGAGGTTCAAGTTGGCGAGACCGTGGTCGTCTATCCTGGTGAACGCATCGCCGTGGATGGCACCGTCCTCAGCGGCAAAGCGTTGGTGGACCAGGCCTCGCTTACCGGCGAATCGGTCCCGGTTGAGAAGGAGGAAGGCGGTCAGGTGTATGCCGCGACCGTCGTGCGCGAAGGCAAACTCTATGTTCGGGCCGAGCGGATCGGAAGCGAAACCGAAGCGGCCCAGATCCTGCGCCTGGTGGAGGCCGCGCCGGCTCGCGAAACCAAGATCCAGAACTACGCCGTCAAGTGGGCCAATGATCTTGTGCCCTATAGTTTCGCTGGAGGAGCCCTCGGCGCCGTGATGGGAGGTGGCCTCCAAGGCGCGGCCGCTGTCTTGATCATCGACTATGGAACCGGGATCCGGATCGCGGCTCCGACGACCGTCCTGTCTGCCATGACCAAGGCGATTCGGAACGGCATACTGATCAAGGGGGGGCGGCATCTGGAAAGTCTCGCGGAGGTGGATGCCGTTGTCTTCGACAAGACCGGTACCCTGACCACGGGCAACCCCGACGTCCTGGAGGTGGTGCCGGTTCGTCCCAGGACGGCCGACGAAGTGCTCACGCTGGCCGCCGCGGCGGAACAGCGGCTGACTCATCCAGTGGCGACCGCCATCGTCCGGGCCGCCGAGGCCAGAGACCTCTCGATTCCCGAGCGGACCGCGTCGGATTACAGTCTCGGACTCGGTGTTGAAGCGGTTGTGGACGACTCGGTGGTTCTCGTCGGCAGTCCCAGGTTCATGACGCTCCGTGGCGTGGTCCTGTCGCCGGAAGTCCAGGGTCATATCTTGCGGATGCAGCAACAGGCGATTTCGCCGCTCTGCGTGGCGCGAGATGGACTGGTGATCGGCTTGCTGTCCGTCTCCGACCCGCTACGTCCTGAGGCGCGCGACGTCATTGAGGCATTGAGAAGCCGAGGGATGAAACGGATCGTGATGCTCACCGGCGATCACCAGGATGTCGCCAGGAGAATCGCTGCGGAACTCGGGATCACAGAGTTCGTCGCCGAAGTCTTTCCTGGAGACAAATCAGAGGCGGTTCAAAAACTGCAGCAGGAGGGATTCAAGGTCGCGGTCGTCGGCGACGGAGTCAACGACTCGCCCATGCTGGCCTATGCCGATGTCGGCATCGCGGTCGAGGGAGGCACGGAAGCGGCCAGAGAGACGGCGCCGGTGGTCCTCTTGCATGGAGGGCTCTGGAAGGTTCCCCTCGCCATCGACATCGGCCGTGAGACGGTCGACCTAATCAAGCAAAACTGGAAGATCATTTCAATTCCCAACACGATTGCGCTGGGGTTGGCCTGCGTCGGTCTGCTTGGACCCATCGGAGCCACCTTGCTCAGCAATGGGTCAGCCATCGTCGCCACGATGAACGGTCTGCGTCCCATCATGGAAGAGAAGCCGGTCAAGATTATTTCTCCATCACCCGTACACACAGCGCTGCTTCCCGCGCCAGGAGAACCGGTCACAGCCGGCTCATGA
- a CDS encoding DUF5132 domain-containing protein, which yields MERIISGIGAIFRPIAKELIKGGIVLADAASELVSETGEQFKDLLAEAKADLEKSKSQQQGNGTPENQTTESNPKT from the coding sequence GTGGAACGCATTATTTCAGGGATCGGAGCTATTTTCCGTCCCATCGCGAAGGAATTGATCAAGGGCGGGATCGTTCTGGCTGATGCAGCCTCAGAACTTGTTTCTGAGACAGGCGAACAGTTCAAAGATCTGCTCGCCGAGGCTAAGGCTGATTTGGAGAAGTCCAAGAGCCAACAGCAAGGGAACGGTACCCCAGAAAACCAGACTACTGAGAGCAACCCCAAGACCTGA
- a CDS encoding ParA family protein, which yields MIRLIAIINQKGGSGKTTTTVNLAATLAEQERRVLVLDLDPQASASSWLGVKEGGRGLLDVLTNRSPLAELVQPTSADGVDIIPSSSWLIGAEKALAGEVGAEAILRQRLGALKGPWQYILIDCPPALGLLTVNALAAAREVLVPVESHVMALGGLAHMLDTLEIVKERLNSEITLAGIVACRVDLRTRHAQEVVEQLRGRFGPLVYNTLIRENVRLAECPSFGQPITGYDSACNGAEDYRRLATEVIRQEHAAKP from the coding sequence ATGATCCGCCTCATTGCCATCATCAACCAGAAGGGCGGGAGCGGAAAGACGACCACGACAGTCAATCTGGCGGCCACGCTGGCAGAGCAAGAGCGGCGCGTGCTCGTCCTGGATCTCGATCCTCAGGCCTCCGCGTCGAGCTGGCTCGGAGTGAAGGAGGGCGGACGGGGGCTCTTAGACGTTCTGACGAACCGCTCACCGCTGGCCGAACTGGTTCAGCCCACATCGGCGGACGGCGTCGATATCATCCCGTCTTCTTCCTGGCTGATCGGAGCAGAGAAAGCACTTGCCGGCGAAGTGGGTGCCGAAGCGATTCTCCGGCAACGGCTCGGCGCACTCAAAGGCCCCTGGCAGTATATTCTGATTGATTGCCCTCCGGCGCTGGGACTGCTGACGGTCAATGCGCTGGCGGCGGCCCGGGAAGTGTTGGTGCCGGTGGAGAGCCATGTCATGGCTCTGGGCGGATTGGCCCATATGCTGGACACCCTCGAGATCGTCAAGGAGCGTCTCAATTCCGAGATTACTCTGGCGGGCATTGTCGCCTGCCGCGTCGATTTGAGAACCCGCCATGCTCAGGAAGTGGTCGAGCAGCTCAGAGGTCGTTTTGGACCGCTCGTATACAACACGCTGATCCGGGAGAATGTACGCCTGGCCGAATGTCCTTCGTTCGGCCAACCGATCACAGGATACGATTCAGCTTGCAATGGAGCCGAAGACTATCGGCGGCTTGCGACGGAAGTGATTCGACAGGAGCATGCAGCCAAACCCTAA
- the cax gene encoding calcium/proton exchanger codes for MSLNLLLICIPIAIALDWYEASPIAVFLVSALAIIPLAGLMGRATEQLSNYVGATIGGLLSASLGNAPELIIASFALKEGLIDVVKASITGSILGNTLFSLGLSMIVGGWGRQGQHFNRTVAGMSGGLMFVASIGLLIPAMFHFASGQERAVSLEISIVLFVTYILSLVFTLKTHRQLIQKDPETSGAEASHGASHEAHWSKGKAIGVLAGVTVVIAVVSEILVGAIEPASESLGFTPIFAGIIFLALVGNAAEAMNAVGFARKNQMDLSFGIAVGASTQVALFVAPMLVFVGYFLGQPMDLHFTFFEIIAIVLAVAIVSRLTSDGECHWMEGVMLMAVYVMFAIGFFFLPA; via the coding sequence ATGAGCCTGAACCTTCTGCTGATCTGTATCCCCATCGCCATCGCGCTGGATTGGTATGAGGCGAGTCCGATTGCCGTTTTTTTGGTTTCCGCCCTTGCCATTATCCCGCTCGCCGGCCTCATGGGACGTGCGACGGAGCAACTCTCGAACTATGTGGGAGCCACCATCGGCGGACTGTTGAGCGCCTCCCTTGGTAACGCGCCGGAGTTGATCATCGCCAGCTTCGCCCTCAAGGAAGGCTTGATCGATGTGGTCAAGGCCTCGATCACCGGGTCCATCCTGGGCAATACGCTGTTTTCGTTGGGTCTGTCGATGATTGTCGGTGGCTGGGGCCGGCAAGGTCAGCACTTCAACAGGACGGTGGCCGGCATGAGTGGAGGGCTCATGTTCGTGGCGTCGATAGGACTCCTGATTCCGGCGATGTTTCATTTCGCAAGCGGTCAGGAGCGTGCGGTGAGCCTGGAGATTTCGATCGTCCTCTTTGTCACCTACATTCTGAGTCTCGTGTTTACCCTCAAGACGCATCGGCAACTCATCCAGAAGGATCCTGAGACGTCCGGTGCGGAGGCGTCCCACGGAGCCTCACACGAAGCCCACTGGAGCAAAGGGAAAGCCATCGGCGTGCTGGCCGGTGTCACCGTCGTGATCGCCGTGGTGAGCGAAATCCTCGTCGGAGCCATCGAGCCGGCCTCCGAGTCGCTCGGATTCACCCCGATCTTCGCCGGGATCATTTTTCTCGCACTGGTCGGTAATGCCGCAGAGGCGATGAATGCCGTGGGGTTCGCACGAAAGAACCAGATGGATTTATCATTCGGTATCGCCGTCGGGGCCAGCACGCAGGTGGCGCTCTTTGTGGCTCCGATGCTCGTATTTGTGGGCTATTTCCTAGGCCAACCCATGGATCTTCACTTCACCTTCTTTGAGATCATCGCGATCGTGCTGGCTGTCGCCATCGTCAGTCGGCTGACCTCCGACGGAGAGTGTCACTGGATGGAGGGCGTGATGCTGATGGCCGTCTACGTGATGTTCGCGATCGGGTTTTTCTTTCTTCCGGCGTGA